TATAAAGTTACATTAAATAGAGTAAAGTAAAGTTTGAGCGTGTTTGACTTCAGTGTTTCTTCCCGTTCAGGATGAGCCACGCCCGTGGGAAGGCGGAGGCGGCTGAAGGAGTGGCGCTGAAGGCGATGGAGGAGTGTCGACTGGCCCGCATCGCTGCCAAAGagctctctccctccttccacATCTACGGGAACGGTGAGCGGACGACACAACCGACACATGCATACAGTTGCTTAACCCATCCTACACgcattaggagcagtgggctgctgtaaagGGTCCAAagagtgccttgctcaaggacactttgacatgtggACAGAACCACCCCCgtcatttatatgttttagaTGCAGAATAATGACATTTATTGGCTTCTATGTTATTCTTGTGTGAGCaaacagattattttgtattttgtttgtgtatttatttattcattatttcatttattattttaattgccTACtatcttaatttatttgtttttttatttaaaattttcatattttttaatttttaattatgTCTTTTACTATTGCACTATGTTTATTGTCACACATCatcaccaagccaaattccttgtatgtgaaaagaaaaatattttctgattttgGTATATTAACAGAGAAATTGCTGgatactgaaatataaaaaaatataaatttgctTATAATATGCTGGTGATGTAATCTCATTGCATCTGCAACGATAAGTCGAAGTTAAATCaagttcctttaaaaaaaagttatttcattcTATTACAATACTGTTTGTgaagaaatatgatttttattctgtttttttttgtttttgttccttgCTAAAGTTTGGAAcgcttttatatatttattcataatctTAATCACCACTGCAGGTGTCTGACTACCAACACTAGTGCTGGTTTATTTAGAGGCAAATTGCTGGatactaaactatgaatttGCTGATAATATACTAGTGATGCAATCTCACTGTGGAGCTGCAACGATTGCTCAAATAatcaatttgttaaaaaaataatcaagtcAAGTCAAATCAAGTTCCTGTGCAAACGTTTCCACTGTTTGTGTAGAAATATAATATGACAGAAtgactttttcttctctttaatcagttttcattgttttgttttattgcccATTTCCGCCGTCTTTTATGTGGCTTCGTTTTCCCCCAGAGACCTGAGTTCTTTCAATTAGTCACAAGTCgtgactaaataaataaaaaaagacagaaaattatGGAAATGACAGAATCACcctcattatcttcatttaaaatCTACGTCTACGTGTTCAAGTACCtggatttatataaaaaaaatatgccatATGTGTGGATTTACAGTATGCTCAGTGTTTGCACACATATTTTGATCTCGTAATAAACTACGGAGGATTTAAATCCTTTGAGAATTTAAACTGAATCAAATGCATTCACTCAGTTAATCCTCTCTGAGCCAACGGTGACAGCAACAGATCCAGTTTGTGTGCAGCTTTGTTCTCTCCTTTTGTTTCCCTGCATGCTGataacaccaaacacacacacacacacacacacacacacacacacacacacacacacacacacacacacacacacacacacacacacacacacacacacacacacacacacacacacacacacactggtggaCTTGTGGATGGATCGGTGCCAGATCTCCTGACTGTTTGTTCTtctctgactgttttttttcgCAGGGCTCGAGTGTCAGAGGCCCAAACACCAGGACGCCAAGGACAAAGACCACGAGGTGATCTCCACGGGAACAGACAGTCCGGAGCTGTGCACGCCGGACACCACGCCGCCCGTGATAACACCTGACCTCAGCCCCGTGCTGAGCGTGCCCGCCTCGCCCCCGCAGCCCGCCCAACCACGCCCACCGCCCCAGGAACGCCTGCTTCATGCGCCAGAGCGCCGTGGACGACCACAACACCGCCGAGATCCAGGTGCTGGTGGAGGGGCGGGGCGTGGATCTGCCGAGGGGGGGCCAACAATTGGACCGACGACATGTATCCGGAGCGCGGGGGCAGCAGCCGCTCCACCACGCCGTCCctcctggaggagcaggaggggcAAATTAACGGCCATGAGCAGGCCCCGCTGTCCAACCACAAAACCCGGGAGAAATCCTCGTCCAATCACAAGTCCCGGGAGCACGCCTCCTCCTACAGAGCGTGGGAGCACTCCCTCTCCAACCAAAAGCCCTCCAAGCAGGCCTCTTCCAATCACAAGTCAAGGGAGTACTCGTCCTCCAATCACAAAACACGGGATCATTCTTCCACCAATCACAAGGCCTGCGAGCACGCCTCTTCCAACTACAAGCCGCAGGTGCACATTTTATCCAATCACAAAGCCTTGGAACATAACATGTCCAATCACAAGACTTCTGAGCATGCTTCCTCCAATCACAAGCCCCAAGATTATATCTCCTCCAATCACAATGCAAAGGACCACGTCTCCTCTAGCTACAACCCCCGAGAGCATGTGTACTCCAACCACCATCCGAAGCAGCACAACCCCTCCAACCACAAGCTTAACGAGCATGCCGTAATCGACCAAAGGCTGGACGGCCCCGCCGGGGGCTGGACCGCCGAGAGCACCCTTAGGTGGAGCCCCGCCCACTCGCGCCTCACGGAGCAGGACGAGGAGAGGATGAACGACTACACGGTGGACATGAGGCTCCAGTGTCCGGACTCGCAGGCGTCTCGGGGGCTGGGCCCGGAGTCCCCGGCCCCCAAGAACAATCGTCTGCGAGCCCGGAGCCTCCGACCCGTCAGAGAGGGGTCCATGGACTCTGTTCAGATGCTGGACAACCTGAATGTGGGGGCGGAGCTTGAGGAGTGGCCGCTGCACCGAGACCTCACCCTCTCCCCGCCCCTCAAGTCTCAGCCCATCACCCTGGAGCAGGAAGGAGAGCTTCTCACCCTCAAATCAAACTCAGTGAGTCAATGTGTTCGTTCAGCGAAGATCCACGTTTTCCAAAATCCAGTTAATTAACAATTCAATTCGCAATAATCGTCAAAAGGTGTCGTTTTTTTCTTACTTGCTTCCACAACTTATCGTCTTTACATTTCTATTAAACAAGTGAGATGCAACATGTCAATCAGCAATCATTAGCAGGTCaagctagcagtttccccctgcctccagtctttatgctaagctaagctaatggaCTGCTAGCTGTCCTACTTCAATGCAAGGACACAAGGCTTACGTCGATCTTCTCACCCAAACTCTCATCAAGACAGCAAATAATcatatttctaaaaatgtagAATGATTCCTTTTAGATAATCACATAATAGTGCACTGATACATAATGTGAGTATTTCAAGAGGCGATACTTATACTTCATAACAAATCTAAATATTCATTCCACAAGCTGAGTGCACTTCTCCCTCCTTATTCCTTCTAGATGTTTGGGAAACCCAACTGTTGCTTAAAATAGGTAATATAGAGTAGTTTTTCTgtagtttaacaaaaaaaatctttacacAAGTTTATTTAAAGCTTCAAGCCACATCGTGCAGGATTTGAAAATGTTCCTTTCAGCTTCTGGCTTAATTTCTTTAACAATGACGTGTTTTGTTCTCAAAAGTATTGAATCCATTTTGTACTTTTGACTCTGACTGGCCTCTTCAAAGGCTCCTGCTAAGGCTTATGGGTACTGTAGTATTTAGAGCCGTTTAACACACCAAATTGAAGATACATATTCAAATCGGTGGCTGTAACATAAAGCCATAGTATATTACATTATCCAGGAGCTGTGTGGAGTAAATCTCATGATATTTTTAtagtaaaagtttaaaatggGGACCTAGAGTGAGGACGAAATACTCCTGCAGTTGTAAattgtgtgtcagagagaacacaaagcaAATAACATAAAGCAGAGGctgaacaaaaaaatcataaattggTACTTTTCATGTCAACTGTCTGCTTTTGCATCACAGGGGCGTCACATTTTGATTGGCAGCTTCAGTGGTGGGAGAAGAACTCagatctttatttaaatgtcccATATTGTAAAGAAATTAGAttacaatgtcttttttcattttaaatcaggTGTAGTTGCTACATAAATACTGTGAACAATCCACAGAGAAATGCACACAGCCTGTTTTTATAAACTGTGCCTTTAAACGAGGCGTCAGGATTTCCGTACGGTTGTGAGGAGACACCTATACAGTCCTCGGTAGAATTACAATAAACTCCATGTAGTTGAGGCAAACAGCGATTTCCCCCGGCTACAGCGACGCTGCGAAGATGGCAACAGCGAAGGTACTGAAGATGTAAAAtcgctgaccaatcagagcagactgggggagggatttaaagagacaggcgctaaaacggagcgtttcagacagagggttaATACAGGTACATTCAGAAGGAGAGTGTAAGAAAAatagagatttttttaaatatgaaagcatgtaaacatgttctagtagaaaccttGAATAAAAGTATGACTATGGAAACGAGCacgatatgtcccctttaagtaATTGTAGTAGTATCATAgagtaaaaatactttgttacaagtaaaagtcctacactttttaacagcaaaatgtagaaaaagtgttaaagtagaaatacttgTTGGGCACAGAGTTGTATTATCACCATATTATTGGAATATCATTACTGATGCTTTaacatgtaagcagcattttaattgCAGTTTCAAAGTACTTTATAAACTTTATAAACTGCTAAATAGTTTAATCTATAGCACACTGTCatattttatagactaaacactttttgtttttaaaatcttaacCAGTAAAATAGCAACTTGGGCTGTAGGATCAAAgtagtgcagtaaaaacaaataatattttccTCCGTGATGTAGTGAAATAGAAGTATAACGCAATACGCaagaaaaatacttaaaattgCACTAAGGTTCACATCTCCAAAATAACATGATTTGTTCTTCTGTAGGTTATttgtgaacaacaaaatgaTTCAATTAATCTATAAATTAAGGATTTAATACAACCAATACTTAATCACTTTTTGTTCTAATGTGGTTTTAATGAATTACAAAtgtttagtctttttttctgttttcttttttgaatgtTTCCATTTGTACATTAACTGaatttcttctcctctcttgtgTCCTTTAGGGCTCCAGCTCTATCCTGGTGGTTATGGTCATTTTACTCAATATTGGAGTAGCCATTCTTTTCATTCACTTCTTTATTTAAGCTTATACAGGTATGATCTACTTAAGACTTATTGATAACTacggtatattatattattacttaCTGAGACGGACATTTCTGCCTATCGGACTGGAGCCTGACGGCCCCGAGCGACGGACAAACAGCAAGAGAGCCTTTCTATTGTTGCTGCCGGCCTTTTCACCTCTGTTGAAGCCCGTTTCAGTTCCTACGGAAAGCGACGTTCCTTTTCAGATGCTATATacgttttttttaagctttgcGACCATAGAAATGAAagtaagaaaatacaaataaaaaagagagtgcagctttaaaactaGCGCGGTGTTTCGGGACACACGTGCATGGGTGTCCATCAGCTATACCGTTAAGTGGACTGAAGATGGCACAGGCAGTTTTTTTGCCCATTTTTCCATCACTCTATACAAGAAAATATAGCAACCCTTGTTTTCCTGGTTATCATGAGAAAACATGCTAACCAAGAGCACGGCACACACGTCATCCTCAACCCCACAGACAATAACCCTCCTTCTGCCTTTTAACCCTTTCCCCCTGTTGCCCCCCCATCCACCAGTCTCTAAACCCTCTTATTCGCACTATGCGCTACATACAGAACTATGCTGCAAGAGTAGATCCATTTTAAAGGGCTCCGtcattattcttttatttattccactACGAACTGCACACACAACCATTGCATGAGGCTGTGTGGGGTTTTCttaaaaagtgcattttctATCCCTTTAACATCACTGTTCTGTCCTCATTTGTGCGCACACAACATCCATGgttgtcacttttttttgtcgcacacgcttgtgtgtgtgtctgtgtgtgtgtgtgtgtgtgtgtgtgtgtgtgtgtgtgccggcAGACATTTtggggaacaaaaaaaatagataaaaacaaataaacagccGCCACGCCACTTCACGTCCAAACCAAAATCACAGAATCTGACCGAAGCAGATTCATCGGCGACCAACAGCACCCATGAGTCGAAAAACCTCCAGGAACTTCCTGAATTTATTGTTAAGTGAAACACATTCGCacgcaaaataataaaaaaataaaaaaaataaaaacatacacatttaaCTGCTGACATACTGAGGAGGGTTTCCGCCTTGCCCCTTTGTACAGCCTTGAGACTGTTATGTTATAACCACTAATTCTACTATATACGTGTATGTGTCATTATTATTCAAGTTTGTTACTTTTTTGCAGTTTGCAAGACAGAGAGAATGCTGAGTGCCtcgtatttattcattttccgtctcgaatttaatttaaaaaaacctccCCCGACCCGAGATAATAAAACACCCAGGCTAAGAGGAGACGAGTGACCTTCGACATTAAGAAAGGTGACCCCCAACCTCCCTGACCTCCACCCTTCTTCCTgcccaacacaaacacaaacctccCTCTCACCCTGAAATGGCATGCActgttttgtctctctcccactcccCCTTTTGGACCagtcaaaaaaagggaaaaatgggGGGGTTTCTACGGTGTCATTTCCAGACACTTTTTTGGGGGCCGGATgagatttttttcagcatgtttgTTCAGCCTGCTCAATCTGGTGTCAGTTTGTGAGTTCTCCCTCTCGTCTCTTTTAAATTCCAGCAACACAAGGCTACGTGAGACGTGGAGAGCGGTGTAAAATAAAACGCTAGCTTTTAAAAACTCTCAGTGGATTAACCGAAAAACGTCCCCGAGTCTATGAatgatataaaaagaaaactctctgctactgtatgttttatacTTCGCACCCAGTGGCATCATCATGTTGTGACATCATTGCATGCCCGAGCATGCTCTTTCTTACTCTTTGGTTTATGAGGTTGTTTCGAAGTTAATGtggagaaaataatgaaatgtttgaaattaatgcgtttggtgtgttttattgctgcGGTCTCGTAAAGTCAATCCAATGATTCAGTTTCCTGAAGGTGGTAAAAAAACCATTAcaggtgaacacatgaataacCAGCAAGGATTATGgttatatttgattttatatgatttttgaATGGGATGACGTAcatcttatttaattttcttgataaacaaaaaaaaaactataaacagTTAATCTATCAATGAAACTGTTTCTCAATACATTTGACAAAAATATGACTATATCACAATATATGTCATTATcataatataacattacataCACTGTGAGAGAGGATTTTATCCATATCGCtcacaaaaaactacatttctgAAAGCAATATTGGGAATTTTCCAGTGATGAATATCATTGTTATTCAAGGTTTCTGTAGCTGATAATATTACTAATGTTTGACGGAAAACAGACTGACAAATATcctaattaataatttatttaaaggtgctataaTCAAGATTGGGAGTATTTCAATTGCCTCTCAAGGCCTAACAGTGCAGACTACGGTAAAAGTACTTTTCCTTACACAGCAAATACTTGTTTGCTTCTATATTAACTCTGAATGTCAAATGTAGCACCTTTAATATGTATCATTGACACGTAAACAGTTAAGACTTCTGTGTTGCAGCATCGAGCTGGTAATGGAAGCTGCACATCTGTAATCATAATGTTGATCTAAAAggtagttcaacattttgggaaaacaagcttatttgctttcttgccttCTGTCTGGacagagtcaggctagctgtttccccctgttaccagtctttatgctaagctaagctaacagtatGCTGGATGTAGCTTCATGTTTAACAGATAGAGGTCACAGTGTTTACAttgtgtgtacatttttctCATCAGTAGTGGAGGttgtattcagatcctttactgaagtaaaagtactagtacaataatgtgataatatattatattattagcaCTGATGCATTAACGTGGAGGTGGCATTTTAATGTTGTGGCAGTTAATTTTAAGTATTTGATATACTGTTAATTAGTTCTATTCTATTGTCtaatttttaatcaaataaataaaaagtacaatatttacctttgAAACGTAGTGCACTAAAATAATACAcaactcaagtacaagtacattgAAATTGTACTCGCTAAAATACTGGTTTCATTACCCCACTCTGTCTATATCactactaataaaataaaaacgttGTATACTTTATgatataacataaaaatatatataaatgtatattttcatcATGGGATTATTATGGATATTCTTCATAATCacccaaaaacaataaaataagattagataCATTTCATTAATCACACACAAGGGAAATCAGGAGAAATTCAATGACAGATATGAAAGACTGACTTTTCAAATCTTAAAAGTAACgagtcagacacaaacacatcacagtGAAGAGAAActgtcttctttttgtttgcTAATTAGGTTGAAACCTCACAGGTCATTCAGTCAGACTGCTGTGCTGTTAATTACAATAAAGTTCACCTTCTACTTCAAAGTGTGAAGACTTCCacgacaaaacaaacaacagaataCACATTAAGAAGAAAAGCTGTTGTAACTCCAAAAACACAAGATTCGTGAGTGTTTTAATGCTCTGAGTTGATGCATTCAAGATATAAGTAAAATGTGTAAGAGGGATTTTAGTGTAGCGGGTGCAAGTATTTCATATACTGTAGAGTAGTTTATTGTACTGAAAAAATActatttgttgttgattttcttattattttgaaaacttCCAGTcgaaaaactttatttcaaccaCAACCAGGTGTTGGGTAGTTTATTatactgaaaaaatatataatttattctttattctgtCATTACAGGTAATTGTTAATATATGGAGAGCTTACCTTTACCTTGAAGATGTGTGAAGGACACTCATATACATTTCAAAAGGAGAATAGCAGTTGTAACTCCAAAAGTATGAGATTTGTGAGATGATAACTTTAAATAACCTAAAATActtcaaacatattttacttCAAAGACCTCCAAAGCAAAATACACTTTATAAAGGGGATTAGATTTTGACTTTTAGTAATATGAGGTAAGTAAGTACCCTTTTGTACCGAAATGACGTATTCAAGATATGATAATATAGTAATAGTAAAACTATCATTTATTGCTTGTTATAGgtaattgttattataataaagagCTCACCTTTTACAGGAAGGTGTGTGAAGACAGATATGCATTTTAAAGGGAAATAGCAGTTGTAACTCCAAAAGTAGGAGATTTGTGAGATGATTTTGAGGTTTAAAAATAACgtaaaataattcaaagacTTCTAAAGCAAAAGTATAATAGATTTTAGAAATATGAGTTTTGTGAGTTCTCTTTTGTACcaagatgatatatatatagtaccagtcaaaagtttggacacaccttctcattcaactactttgaagaatctaaaatatattctggtttgttgagcattttttgtttaccaaataattccatatgtgttccttcgtGGTTTGgttgtccaaaaaaaaaaaccattgaatgagaaggtgtgtccaaacatttgactggtactgtatatatataaaataaaaataatatataaaatataaaatatgaaataaaaataaagagtaaccattgaatgagaaggtgtgtccaaactgttgactggaactgtatataaataaaataaaaaatatataaatattatattatatacagtgggtaaaagtattcagacccctttaagtttttcactctttgtttcattgcagccatttgctaaaatcgaaaaaagttcattttttttcgcattaatgtacactcagcaacccatcttgacagaaaaaaaataagaaatgtagaaatttttgcaaatttaaaaaaagaaaaactgaaatatcacatggtcataagtattttcacagaccctttgctgtgacactcatatttaactcacatactgtccatttcttctgatcctccttgagatggttctactccttcattggagtccagctgtgtttaattaaactgattggacttgattaggaaaggcacacacctgtctatataagaccttacagctcacagtgcatgtcagaacaaatgagaatcatgaggtcgaaggaactgcccaaggagctcagagacagaattgtggcaaggcacagatctggccaaggttacaaaataatttctgcagcactcaaggttcctaagagcacagtggcctccataatccttaaatggaagaagtatgggatgaccagaactcttcctagacctggccgtccagccaaactgagcaatcgtgggagaagagccttggtgagagaggtaaagaagaacccaaagatcactgt
This region of Anoplopoma fimbria isolate UVic2021 breed Golden Eagle Sablefish chromosome 2, Afim_UVic_2022, whole genome shotgun sequence genomic DNA includes:
- the jph3a gene encoding LOW QUALITY PROTEIN: junctophilin-3 (The sequence of the model RefSeq protein was modified relative to this genomic sequence to represent the inferred CDS: inserted 5 bases in 3 codons), yielding MSTGGRFDFDDGGSYCGGWEQGKAHGRGVCTGPQGQGEYAGAWSHGFEVLGVYTWPSGNSYQGTWAQGKRHGIGVESKGRWEYRGEWTQGFKGRYGQLESTASGARYEGTWSNGLQDGYGTETYSDGGTYQGQWLAGMRHGYGVRQSVPYGMAAIILFPLRTSINSLRSEHSHGAPAVLEDGAATTPTDGVVAGLAGSPVGRGGFALTAPSEAERQRKRKGRFRQSILSGLKLRRSESKSSLASQLSKQSSFCSEAGMSTVSSAASDIHSNASESEQGAPVDATVTEMYXGEWRSDQRAGWGVSRRSDGLHYEGEWVGNKRHGYGCTTFPDGTKEEGKYKQNALVSGKRKNLIPLRASKIREKVDRAVEAAEKAADISKQKAEIAMSRMSHARGKAEAAEGVALKAMEECRLARIAAKELSPSFHIYGNGLECQRPKHQDAKDKDHEVISTGTDSPELCTPDTTPPVITPDLSPVLSVPASPPXSPPNHAHRPRNACFMRQSAVDDHNTAEIQVLVEGRGVDLPRGGXNNWTDDMYPERGGSSRSTTPSLLEEQEGQINGHEQAPLSNHKTREKSSSNHKSREHASSYRAWEHSLSNQKPSKQASSNHKSREYSSSNHKTRDHSSTNHKACEHASSNYKPQVHILSNHKALEHNMSNHKTSEHASSNHKPQDYISSNHNAKDHVSSSYNPREHVYSNHHPKQHNPSNHKLNEHAVIDQRLDGPAGGWTAESTLRWSPAHSRLTEQDEERMNDYTVDMRLQCPDSQASRGLGPESPAPKNNRLRARSLRPVREGSMDSVQMLDNLNVGAELEEWPLHRDLTLSPPLKSQPITLEQEGELLTLKSNSGSSSILVVMVILLNIGVAILFIHFFI